The following proteins come from a genomic window of Nitrospirota bacterium:
- a CDS encoding EAL domain-containing protein, whose amino-acid sequence MEHLRIVLIEDNPGDARLIRELLSESRTTAFETVSAGSLAAGMDLLAGGEFDLVLLDLGLPDSRGFGSLATIHERWPDIPVIILTGLADEELAVKAVQMSAQDYLVKGHVESELLVRSIRYALERKRVQRELERISTQNALILESAAEGIFGVDTGGNFTFVNTAAARMLGYEVDELIGRHSHPLCHGLRPDGSPYAERECIIYKTIREGTPQTSSDDVFVRKDGAVFPVEYTSMPLIEHGRVTGAVVTFRDIAERKRAEQAIRESEEKYRELVQNASSIIIKVDRQGRITFFNEFAQTFYGYAENEVAGKTLVETLAPYSDMATRDIAAMVDTALANPREYHRSESETMRKSGERSWVSWTTKAILNRDGAVTGVLVVGQDISERKRMEDAMWRQAYHDILTDLPNRMLFLDHLKLALTQARRNSYMLAVMFLDLDRFKAINDSLGHVIGDRLLQAVAYRMNSVLRQGDTVARIGGDEYTILLPQVMSEADVVKIVRKLLAEFQQPFTVDDHVLHITASIGISLYPADGNDEETLLKNADIAMYHAKGQGRNNYQFYNPSMNVRILERIILENSLRHTLERGELTLFYQPQVRIDSRRIVCAEALIRWNHPDLGLLSPAHFIPIAEETGLIVPIGEWVLKTACEQNVLWQRAGLPSLCVTVNLSARQFQQPELADIVDRILRETGLDPRWLELEITESTAMQNLDITVPNLVRLNGMGVKVAIDDFGTGYSSLSYLKKLPIQKLKIDKSFISGLTVDPDYEAIVNAVIGLAHNLKMRVIAEGVETEAQLSFLHSSNCDEMQGFLFSEPLPPREFEELTAVCR is encoded by the coding sequence GTGGAACATCTGCGCATCGTGCTCATAGAAGACAATCCCGGCGACGCCCGGCTCATCCGCGAGCTCCTGTCGGAGTCGAGGACCACCGCTTTCGAGACCGTCTCCGCAGGCAGTCTCGCCGCGGGCATGGACCTGCTGGCCGGAGGGGAATTCGATCTCGTCCTGCTCGATCTCGGCCTCCCGGACAGCCGGGGATTCGGGTCCCTCGCAACGATCCATGAACGGTGGCCCGACATTCCGGTCATCATTCTCACCGGCCTCGCCGACGAAGAGCTTGCGGTAAAGGCCGTACAGATGAGCGCGCAGGACTACCTCGTCAAGGGGCATGTCGAGAGCGAGCTGCTCGTCCGGTCGATACGCTACGCCCTCGAGCGCAAGCGGGTACAAAGGGAGCTCGAGCGGATCAGCACCCAGAACGCGCTGATCCTCGAGTCCGCGGCAGAAGGGATATTCGGGGTCGATACCGGGGGAAACTTTACCTTCGTCAATACGGCGGCTGCAAGAATGCTCGGCTATGAGGTCGATGAGCTCATCGGCAGGCATAGCCATCCCCTCTGCCACGGCCTGCGGCCCGACGGCAGTCCCTATGCCGAACGCGAGTGCATCATCTATAAGACCATACGGGAGGGGACGCCCCAGACCTCCAGCGATGACGTGTTCGTCAGGAAAGACGGCGCCGTCTTTCCCGTCGAATATACCAGCATGCCGCTCATCGAGCACGGCCGCGTCACCGGCGCTGTCGTGACCTTCAGGGATATTGCCGAACGCAAAAGGGCCGAACAGGCCATCAGGGAGAGCGAGGAGAAGTACCGGGAGCTCGTCCAGAACGCCAGCAGCATCATCATCAAGGTCGACCGGCAGGGCAGGATCACCTTCTTCAACGAGTTCGCCCAGACCTTTTACGGATACGCCGAAAACGAAGTCGCCGGCAAGACGCTCGTCGAGACCCTGGCCCCCTACTCGGATATGGCCACCCGGGACATCGCGGCGATGGTCGATACGGCGCTCGCGAATCCCCGGGAATACCACCGCAGCGAGAGCGAGACGATGAGGAAGAGCGGCGAGCGCTCGTGGGTCTCGTGGACCACCAAGGCCATACTCAACCGCGACGGAGCGGTTACGGGCGTGCTCGTCGTGGGGCAGGACATCAGCGAGCGGAAGCGCATGGAAGACGCCATGTGGCGGCAGGCGTACCACGATATCCTCACCGACCTCCCCAACCGGATGCTCTTCCTCGACCACCTGAAACTGGCGCTCACGCAAGCGCGGCGGAACAGCTATATGCTCGCCGTGATGTTCCTGGACCTCGACCGGTTCAAGGCGATCAACGACTCCCTGGGCCACGTGATAGGCGACCGGCTCCTCCAGGCGGTCGCCTATCGCATGAACAGCGTCCTCCGTCAGGGCGATACGGTGGCGCGCATCGGCGGGGACGAATACACCATCCTCCTGCCGCAGGTGATGAGCGAGGCCGACGTGGTCAAGATCGTGCGCAAGCTCCTGGCCGAGTTCCAGCAGCCCTTTACGGTCGACGACCACGTGCTGCACATCACCGCGAGCATCGGCATAAGCCTCTATCCCGCCGACGGGAACGACGAAGAGACCCTCCTCAAGAACGCCGATATCGCCATGTACCACGCCAAGGGACAGGGGAGGAACAACTACCAGTTCTACAACCCCTCGATGAACGTCAGGATCCTCGAACGGATCATCCTCGAAAACAGCCTGCGCCATACCCTCGAACGGGGGGAGCTGACGCTCTTCTACCAGCCGCAGGTGCGCATCGACAGCCGCCGGATCGTCTGCGCCGAGGCCCTGATCCGCTGGAACCATCCCGACCTCGGCCTGCTGAGCCCGGCTCACTTCATCCCCATCGCCGAAGAGACCGGCCTCATCGTGCCGATCGGCGAATGGGTGCTCAAGACCGCCTGCGAACAGAATGTGCTCTGGCAGAGGGCGGGGCTTCCCTCCCTCTGCGTGACCGTAAACCTCTCGGCCCGGCAGTTCCAGCAGCCGGAGCTCGCGGATATCGTAGACCGGATACTGCGCGAGACCGGTCTCGATCCCCGGTGGCTCGAGCTCGAGATCACCGAGAGCACGGCGATGCAGAATCTCGACATAACGGTGCCCAACCTCGTCAGGCTGAACGGGATGGGGGTGAAAGTCGCCATCGACGACTTCGGCACCGGGTATTCCTCGCTCAGTTATCTCAAAAAACTGCCGATACAGAAGCTCAAGATCGACAAATCCTTTATCAGCGGCCTCACCGTCGATCCCGACTATGAGGCGATCGTCAACGCCGTGATCGGCCTGGCGCACAACCTCAAGATGAGGGTCATCGCCGAAGGGGTCGAGACCGAGGCGCAGCTCTCGTTCCTCCACTCGAGCAACTGCGACGAGATGCAGGGGTTCCTCTTCAGCGAGCCGCTCCCCCCCAGAGAGTTCGAAGAGCTTACCGCCGTCTGCCGGTAG
- a CDS encoding response regulator: MANNDNARMIEVLLVEDNPGDVRLMQEALKEAKVVNHLTIATDGEEAMSFLRREGRFSSAPQPDVILLDLNLPKKDGREVLSEIKEDPALKHIPVVVVTTSKAEEDILRSYNLHANCYITKPVDLDQFIKVVKSIENFWFSIVKLPPKEQ, encoded by the coding sequence ATGGCAAACAACGATAACGCGCGGATGATCGAGGTCCTCCTGGTCGAGGACAACCCCGGCGACGTACGCCTGATGCAGGAGGCCCTCAAAGAAGCAAAGGTGGTCAACCACCTCACGATCGCCACCGACGGCGAGGAGGCGATGTCCTTTCTCCGGCGGGAGGGGAGGTTCAGCAGCGCGCCGCAGCCCGATGTCATCCTGCTCGACCTGAACCTCCCGAAGAAGGACGGACGGGAGGTGCTCTCCGAGATCAAGGAGGACCCGGCCCTGAAGCATATCCCGGTAGTGGTCGTGACGACCTCGAAGGCCGAGGAGGACATCCTCAGGAGCTACAATCTCCATGCAAACTGCTACATCACCAAACCGGTCGATCTCGACCAGTTCATCAAAGTGGTGAAGTCGATAGAAAACTTCTGGTTCTCCATAGTAAAGCTGCCCCCGAAGGAGCAGTAG
- a CDS encoding HIT family protein, producing the protein MFALHPRLREDTLPVSRLQLTQVLLMNDRSLPWLILVPERERVREIHELHEADRALLIEEIALASRVVQRLFSPDKINLGALGNLVPQLHIHIIGRFSTDRSWPGPVWGTGPIESYTPEEAETVCRNIRHALVQGG; encoded by the coding sequence ATGTTCGCCCTTCATCCGCGCCTCAGAGAAGACACGCTCCCCGTATCGCGGCTGCAGCTGACACAGGTGCTCCTGATGAACGACCGCTCGCTCCCCTGGCTCATTCTCGTCCCCGAGCGGGAGAGGGTGCGCGAGATTCATGAGCTCCACGAGGCGGACCGCGCGCTGCTCATCGAGGAGATAGCCCTCGCCTCGCGGGTGGTGCAGCGCCTCTTCTCGCCCGATAAAATCAACCTGGGAGCGCTGGGCAACCTGGTTCCGCAGCTCCATATCCATATCATAGGGCGGTTTTCCACCGACCGCTCCTGGCCGGGACCGGTATGGGGGACAGGGCCGATCGAATCCTATACGCCGGAAGAGGCGGAGACCGTCTGCAGAAACATACGGCACGCCCTCGTGCAAGGAGGCTGA